In one Cystobacter fuscus DSM 2262 genomic region, the following are encoded:
- a CDS encoding helicase HerA-like domain-containing protein, giving the protein MNPHDSRLAAFLSDRTEVFHSIQHRHEVWREDPFDVESIHQEARTTFERMLQRATTPPGTPSGRILLLLGDSGCGKTHLMRTFRSLVHERSLGFVGYMQMTTSATNYGRYVLSNLIDSLDQPYCEPGEPRSGLRKLSDVLLAQCGPVAALLADPEQDPEEIPVLVESAADDLQKQPAFEKLDLDLLRALLYLQRDDTRIRSRVLKYLRCEDLSANDRKVLGGMVPRTYDNHPQEMVQHLGRLMATLNQSLVLCVDQLEGFDIEDANPQAFRQAMHLLCDFAERAPSSLIVISCLHTFWKGLRDKLQNSILDRIERDPEPLKLENQRSADEARRITERRLEHLYSTEDAPFDPAEPTYPFPHEGFERLSGLTTREVLDACRLWREQAVRAQALPERFPLQDAPKETPPPRPETKKLLALDQAWNDFRSTHATPPPEEDGKLAELLVWALKASADELETGHRFDVRRLGEVLQVDVSPGDEKLHVALCNRGTRGGGLANQIEQVRKESRGRTPVVIRTSDFPSNPTTQAAAELGKLLSKGGRRAVLEDSDSRTLIALRAFREEHGSRPDFAAWLRSSRPLTQLKPLRDILSLDQLRSGGPQPTKVIEFPKPASARSAPRALPEDAASTEEASLTETARYGVPIQPAGTPSTDDVSLTETARYGVPIQPVSPPRAPPPPRPESPRKREPVRVGETDSLLREPVVFAPDEFTRHAAFLGGSGSGKTTLALNIIEQLSLQGVPTILVDRKGDLAGYASDAFWTGTVGDPRRAMRQGALRDRLDVALFTPGHPEGRPLAIPIVPDGLDALPDFDRQQATRHAAEALAGMLDYRQSPKDKSCRTLLAQAIDQYVQLTRESVSLERLVKFIGDKDPRLVNAVGRLDVKLFDKLADDLDRLRLDAKMLLDSGAEKLDMDLLLGRGAHALPGRTRLSIVSTKFLGDNNNVLFWVSQLLIEVTRWLSRNPSPTLQAAMLFDEADLYLPAMRQPSTKQPMENLLKRARSGGLGLMLATQSPGDFDYKCRDNIRAWFIGRVKEKVSLDKMKPMLSEARVDPARIPGQATGEFHVARDGRVDRVKAEPSALATEQLSDDELLRLAARTRESRHLSS; this is encoded by the coding sequence ATGAACCCACACGACTCGCGCCTCGCCGCCTTCCTGTCCGATCGCACCGAGGTCTTCCACTCCATCCAGCACCGCCACGAGGTGTGGCGCGAAGACCCCTTCGACGTGGAGTCCATCCACCAGGAAGCGCGCACCACCTTCGAGCGCATGCTCCAGCGTGCCACCACGCCTCCCGGGACGCCCTCGGGGCGCATCCTGCTGCTGCTCGGTGACTCGGGGTGCGGCAAGACGCACCTCATGCGCACCTTCCGCTCGCTCGTGCATGAGCGCTCGCTCGGCTTCGTGGGCTACATGCAGATGACGACGTCCGCGACCAACTACGGCCGCTACGTCCTGTCCAACCTCATCGACTCGCTCGATCAGCCCTATTGCGAGCCGGGCGAGCCCCGCTCCGGACTGCGCAAACTCTCCGATGTGCTGCTCGCCCAGTGCGGTCCGGTGGCCGCCCTGCTCGCGGACCCCGAGCAGGATCCCGAGGAGATCCCCGTCCTGGTGGAGAGCGCCGCGGATGACCTGCAGAAGCAGCCCGCCTTCGAGAAGCTCGACCTGGACCTCCTGCGCGCGCTGCTCTACCTGCAACGCGATGACACGCGCATCCGCAGCCGGGTGCTCAAGTACCTGCGCTGCGAGGATCTCTCCGCCAATGATCGCAAGGTGCTCGGCGGGATGGTGCCTCGCACCTACGACAACCATCCCCAGGAGATGGTGCAGCACCTGGGCCGGCTCATGGCCACCCTGAACCAGTCCCTCGTGTTGTGCGTGGACCAGTTGGAGGGCTTCGACATCGAGGACGCGAATCCTCAAGCGTTCCGGCAGGCCATGCACCTGCTGTGTGACTTCGCCGAGCGCGCGCCCTCGTCCCTCATCGTCATCAGCTGCCTGCACACCTTCTGGAAAGGGCTTAGGGACAAGCTCCAGAACTCCATCCTGGATCGCATCGAGCGCGATCCCGAGCCCCTCAAGCTGGAGAATCAGCGCTCGGCCGACGAAGCACGCCGCATCACCGAGCGTCGGCTGGAGCACCTCTACTCGACGGAGGATGCTCCCTTCGACCCCGCCGAGCCCACGTATCCCTTTCCCCACGAGGGCTTCGAGCGCCTCTCGGGTCTGACGACGCGCGAAGTGCTCGATGCCTGCCGGCTCTGGCGTGAGCAGGCAGTGCGTGCACAGGCCCTGCCCGAGCGGTTTCCCCTGCAGGACGCACCGAAGGAGACCCCGCCTCCCCGCCCCGAGACCAAGAAGCTGCTCGCGCTGGATCAAGCCTGGAACGACTTCCGCTCCACCCACGCCACGCCTCCGCCCGAGGAGGATGGCAAGCTGGCCGAGCTGCTCGTGTGGGCGCTCAAGGCGAGCGCGGACGAGCTGGAGACAGGCCACCGCTTCGACGTGCGGCGCCTCGGCGAGGTGCTCCAGGTGGATGTCTCCCCCGGTGACGAGAAGCTGCACGTGGCGCTCTGCAACCGGGGCACGCGAGGCGGAGGGCTCGCCAACCAGATCGAACAGGTCCGCAAGGAGTCTCGGGGCCGCACGCCCGTGGTCATCCGCACCAGCGACTTCCCGAGCAATCCCACGACCCAGGCCGCCGCGGAGCTCGGCAAGCTGTTGAGCAAGGGCGGCCGCCGCGCGGTGCTCGAGGACAGCGACAGCCGCACCCTGATCGCCCTGCGCGCCTTCCGCGAGGAACACGGCTCCCGCCCGGACTTCGCCGCCTGGTTGCGCTCCTCCCGGCCCCTCACCCAGCTCAAGCCCCTGCGCGACATCCTCTCGTTGGATCAACTGCGCTCGGGTGGCCCCCAGCCCACCAAGGTCATCGAGTTCCCCAAGCCCGCGTCGGCGCGCTCCGCCCCCCGGGCCCTCCCCGAGGACGCCGCTTCCACCGAGGAGGCCTCGCTCACGGAGACCGCCCGCTACGGCGTCCCCATCCAGCCGGCGGGCACTCCGAGCACCGACGACGTCTCGCTCACGGAGACCGCCCGCTACGGCGTCCCCATCCAGCCGGTGAGCCCACCCCGCGCCCCGCCGCCCCCGCGCCCCGAGTCCCCGCGCAAGCGCGAGCCCGTGCGCGTCGGCGAGACGGACAGCCTCCTGCGCGAGCCGGTGGTCTTCGCCCCCGACGAGTTCACCCGGCACGCCGCGTTCCTCGGCGGCTCGGGCAGTGGCAAGACGACGCTCGCGCTCAACATCATCGAGCAGCTCTCCTTGCAGGGCGTGCCCACCATTCTCGTGGATCGCAAGGGAGACCTCGCGGGCTACGCCTCCGACGCCTTCTGGACGGGCACCGTGGGCGACCCGCGCCGGGCCATGCGGCAGGGCGCGCTGCGCGATCGGCTCGACGTGGCGCTCTTCACCCCGGGCCATCCCGAAGGCCGTCCGCTCGCCATCCCCATCGTCCCGGATGGGCTCGACGCCCTGCCGGACTTCGACCGACAGCAGGCCACGCGCCACGCCGCCGAGGCGCTCGCGGGCATGCTGGACTACCGCCAGAGCCCCAAGGACAAGTCCTGCCGCACGCTGCTCGCCCAGGCCATCGATCAGTACGTGCAGCTCACGCGCGAGAGCGTCTCCCTGGAGCGGCTCGTGAAGTTCATCGGGGACAAGGATCCACGCCTGGTCAACGCCGTGGGGCGCCTGGACGTGAAGCTCTTCGACAAGCTCGCCGATGACCTGGACCGGCTGCGGCTCGACGCCAAGATGCTGCTCGACAGCGGGGCGGAGAAGCTCGACATGGACTTGCTGCTCGGCCGGGGTGCCCACGCGCTGCCGGGCCGCACGCGCCTGAGCATCGTCAGCACCAAGTTCCTCGGGGACAACAACAACGTGCTCTTCTGGGTGTCCCAGCTGCTCATCGAGGTGACGCGCTGGCTCAGCCGCAATCCCTCTCCCACGTTGCAGGCGGCGATGCTCTTCGACGAGGCGGACCTGTACCTGCCCGCCATGCGCCAGCCGTCCACCAAGCAGCCCATGGAGAACCTGCTCAAGCGCGCGCGCTCGGGAGGACTGGGGCTGATGCTCGCCACGCAGAGCCCGGGAGACTTCGACTACAAGTGCCGCGACAACATCCGCGCCTGGTTCATCGGGCGGGTGAAGGAGAAGGTGTCGCTGGACAAGATGAAGCCCATGCTCAGCGAGGCCCGGGTGGATCCCGCGAGGATTCCCGGCCAGGCCACCGGCGAGTTCCACGTGGCCCGGGATGGCCGGGTGGATCGCGTGAAGGCCGAGCCCTCGGCGCTGGCCACCGAGCAGCTCTCCGACGACGAGCTGTTGCGGCTGGCCGCGCGCACCCGCGAGTCCAGGCACCTCTCCTCCTGA
- a CDS encoding SDR family oxidoreductase encodes MKNKTVIVTGANSGVGLATTVELARQGATVVMACRSAERGEAALKLARERSGSHQLELLPCDLGSLESIRAFASAVRERHPVVDVLINNAGVVSLKRETTRDGFEAQLGVNHLGHFLLTLLLLEPLKRAPQGRVVTVSSGAHRVGNIHWADPHFTRGYSVWRGYAQSKLANILFTKGLAYRMRGTSVTANCLHPGAVGTQLGVDRDTGGGRAIMKLLSYVFITPEQGADTSVFLATSDEVSGVSGEYFYRRKPAPVSRLAEDREQIERLWFWSEKQVGEFFPSP; translated from the coding sequence ATGAAGAACAAGACCGTGATCGTGACAGGCGCCAATTCGGGAGTGGGACTCGCCACCACGGTGGAGCTGGCCCGCCAAGGCGCCACCGTCGTGATGGCCTGTCGCAGCGCCGAGCGCGGAGAGGCCGCGTTGAAGCTCGCCCGCGAGCGCAGCGGCTCCCATCAGCTCGAGCTCCTGCCGTGTGACCTGGGCTCGCTCGAGAGCATCCGTGCCTTCGCGAGCGCGGTGCGCGAGCGCCACCCGGTGGTGGATGTGCTCATCAACAACGCGGGCGTGGTGTCACTCAAGCGCGAGACGACCCGGGACGGCTTCGAGGCCCAGCTCGGCGTGAACCACCTGGGCCACTTCCTGCTGACGCTCCTGTTGCTCGAGCCGCTCAAGCGCGCGCCCCAGGGCCGCGTCGTCACCGTGTCCTCGGGCGCCCACCGCGTGGGCAACATCCACTGGGCCGATCCCCACTTCACGCGCGGCTACAGCGTCTGGCGCGGCTACGCCCAGTCCAAGCTCGCCAACATCCTGTTCACCAAGGGGCTCGCCTACCGGATGCGCGGCACCTCCGTCACCGCCAATTGCTTGCATCCCGGCGCGGTGGGCACCCAGCTCGGCGTGGACCGCGACACGGGCGGGGGAAGGGCCATCATGAAGCTGCTCTCCTATGTCTTCATCACCCCCGAGCAGGGCGCCGACACCTCCGTGTTCCTCGCCACCAGCGACGAGGTGTCCGGCGTGTCCGGGGAGTACTTCTACCGCCGCAAGCCCGCCCCCGTGTCCAGGCTCGCCGAGGACCGCGAGCAGATCGAACGTCTGTGGTTCTGGAGCGAGAAGCAGGTGGGCGAGTTCTTCCCCTCCCCCTGA
- the gshB gene encoding glutathione synthase — protein MAALTFGFLMDPLESVRVDHDSTFALMLEAQRRGHQVRYFEQPWLRFSGSSAEARMRTVTVRREPGRHFDVLHEDFHPLSSLDALFMRKDPPVDADFIQATHLVELHNSRGPVFINNPTGIRDANEKLFGLRFPELMPETLISRDMAQLSRFVAGHPAGTILKPVEGFGGQGIVFMQPGDRNLRSLLEVLTVGGRKAIVAQAYLPESRQGDKRIILVDGEPCGAVLRVPAQDDHRGNMAAGGTPVKTSLTAREREICARLKPSLQERGLYLVGIDVIGDWLTEVNVTSPTGLVEIDKLDDSNVEAKVIDLAERMAGSRK, from the coding sequence ATGGCCGCGCTCACCTTCGGCTTCCTCATGGACCCCCTCGAGTCGGTGCGCGTGGATCACGACTCCACCTTCGCGCTCATGCTCGAGGCCCAGCGCCGTGGTCACCAGGTGCGCTACTTCGAGCAGCCCTGGCTGCGCTTCAGCGGCTCGAGCGCCGAGGCGCGCATGCGCACCGTCACCGTGCGCCGCGAGCCCGGCCGCCACTTCGACGTGCTCCATGAGGACTTCCATCCCCTGTCCTCGCTCGACGCCCTCTTCATGCGCAAGGATCCGCCCGTCGATGCCGACTTCATCCAGGCCACCCACCTGGTGGAGCTGCACAACAGCCGGGGGCCCGTCTTCATCAACAACCCCACCGGCATCCGCGACGCCAACGAGAAGCTCTTCGGCCTGCGCTTTCCGGAGCTGATGCCGGAGACGCTCATCTCGCGCGACATGGCGCAACTCTCGCGCTTCGTCGCCGGCCACCCCGCGGGCACCATCCTCAAGCCGGTGGAGGGCTTTGGCGGCCAGGGCATCGTCTTCATGCAGCCGGGGGATCGCAACCTGCGCTCGCTCCTGGAGGTGCTGACGGTCGGAGGCCGCAAGGCGATCGTCGCCCAGGCCTACCTGCCCGAGAGCCGCCAGGGCGACAAGCGCATCATCCTCGTGGACGGCGAGCCGTGTGGCGCCGTGCTCCGCGTGCCCGCCCAGGACGACCACCGGGGCAACATGGCCGCCGGCGGCACCCCCGTGAAGACCAGCCTCACCGCGCGCGAGCGGGAGATCTGCGCCCGGCTCAAGCCCTCGCTCCAGGAGCGGGGCCTGTACCTGGTGGGCATCGATGTCATCGGCGACTGGCTCACCGAGGTCAACGTCACCAGCCCCACGGGCCTCGTGGAGATCGACAAGCTGGATGACTCCAACGTCGAGGCGAAGGTCATCGACCTGGCCGAGCGCATGGCGGGCTCGCGCAAGTAG
- a CDS encoding DUF559 domain-containing protein: MPSPRPESAAPPALERHQRRREQGIPTLTVLAGPPGAALALWRRWLDTRGQSLCVCASTTPEGLLREWMEALGQARSPTTDAAEHLGAAAGLRPGELASRLKGKTAHERGVLLQALLPSLAPGDVSAACRALLQLPQVVPNSAGPLDAVLAACEGDALRALGAMHALVPGGAAPAILVWETGTEAGWLERAARVCARACEGVPSLVVALQAERSGLEAYLRGPESHTRALVREGRVELTVPSAEELVRRLEAQGVHKARALEAPLRQLAADGIPDEVLTRYGEAARKLEVADQESEAADGARSEAERFLYGVLDSLPATRGLFELNAKAEFRLRGRPVEVDFLSRRLRLAVEVDGYHHFRDAERYRRDRRKDLALQRHGYWVLRFLADDVVARFEEIRDTLLEVISIRRQDLGGPPPRGEGGDAGL, from the coding sequence ATGCCCTCTCCTCGTCCCGAGTCCGCCGCTCCCCCCGCCCTGGAGCGGCACCAGCGCCGACGCGAGCAGGGCATTCCCACCCTCACGGTGCTGGCGGGCCCTCCCGGCGCGGCCCTGGCCCTGTGGCGCCGCTGGCTCGACACGCGCGGCCAGAGCCTGTGCGTCTGCGCGAGCACCACCCCGGAAGGCCTGCTGCGCGAGTGGATGGAGGCGCTCGGCCAGGCGCGCTCGCCCACCACCGACGCGGCGGAGCACCTCGGGGCCGCCGCGGGGCTGCGCCCGGGCGAGCTGGCCTCACGGCTGAAGGGCAAGACGGCACACGAGCGCGGCGTCCTGCTCCAGGCGCTGCTTCCCTCGCTGGCTCCCGGGGACGTGTCCGCCGCGTGCCGCGCCCTGCTCCAGCTTCCACAAGTTGTCCCCAATTCCGCCGGGCCCCTGGACGCGGTGCTGGCCGCGTGTGAGGGGGACGCGTTGCGCGCGCTCGGGGCGATGCATGCGCTCGTGCCGGGCGGGGCGGCACCGGCGATCCTGGTGTGGGAGACGGGCACGGAGGCGGGGTGGCTCGAGCGGGCGGCCCGCGTCTGCGCTCGGGCGTGTGAGGGCGTGCCCTCGCTCGTGGTGGCGCTCCAGGCCGAGCGCTCCGGGTTGGAGGCGTATCTGCGCGGTCCGGAGAGCCACACGCGGGCGCTCGTGCGCGAGGGCCGGGTGGAACTCACGGTGCCGTCCGCCGAGGAGCTGGTGCGACGGCTGGAAGCGCAGGGCGTGCACAAGGCCCGCGCCCTGGAGGCCCCCCTGCGGCAACTGGCGGCCGACGGGATTCCGGACGAGGTGCTCACCCGCTACGGAGAGGCGGCCCGGAAGCTCGAGGTGGCGGACCAGGAGTCCGAGGCGGCGGACGGGGCGCGCAGCGAGGCCGAGCGCTTCCTGTATGGGGTGCTCGACTCCCTGCCGGCCACCCGGGGCCTCTTCGAGCTCAATGCCAAGGCGGAGTTCCGGCTCCGGGGCCGGCCGGTGGAGGTGGACTTCCTCTCGCGTCGGCTGCGGCTGGCCGTCGAGGTGGACGGCTACCACCACTTCCGGGACGCGGAGCGCTACCGCCGGGACAGGCGCAAGGACCTGGCGCTGCAGCGGCATGGCTACTGGGTGCTGCGCTTCCTGGCCGACGACGTGGTGGCCAGGTTCGAGGAAATCCGCGACACTCTGCTGGAAGTCATCTCGATCCGGCGACAGGACCTCGGAGGTCCACCGCCGCGAGGGGAGGGTGGAGATGCAGGGCTCTGA
- a CDS encoding tRNA1(Val) (adenine(37)-N6)-methyltransferase: MSTPAFSSDETLDSIGTAGVRVWQRRGGYRFTLDAVLLAAFAATEAGQVEGPLLELGAGSGVVSFLLACQFGLGPVDALELQPEVHARLTRAVALNGCDGRVRPVLGDLREARTSWASGAYAHVVSNPPFRPAHAGVRSPDDERAVSKQELTCDAAAVVAAARHSLPPGGRVSLIYPAARVAEVLGLLSAARLHPMALRFVHARAGAPATRFLVHAVRDRQRGLAVRPPLLAHGEGPGGYSPEVAGLMEPPRAERPAPLWEGHDGE, translated from the coding sequence GTGAGCACTCCTGCTTTTTCATCCGACGAGACGCTCGACTCGATTGGCACCGCGGGCGTGCGCGTGTGGCAGCGCCGGGGCGGCTACCGCTTCACCCTGGACGCGGTGCTCCTGGCGGCCTTCGCGGCCACCGAGGCGGGACAGGTGGAGGGGCCGCTGTTGGAGCTCGGGGCGGGCAGTGGCGTGGTGTCCTTCCTGCTCGCGTGCCAGTTCGGCCTGGGCCCCGTGGACGCGCTGGAGCTGCAGCCCGAGGTGCATGCGCGCCTCACGCGCGCCGTGGCGCTCAACGGCTGTGACGGGCGGGTGCGGCCGGTGCTCGGGGACCTGCGCGAGGCCCGCACGTCCTGGGCCTCGGGGGCGTACGCGCACGTGGTGTCCAATCCGCCCTTCCGCCCGGCCCACGCGGGGGTGCGCAGCCCGGACGACGAGCGGGCCGTGTCCAAGCAGGAGCTGACGTGTGACGCGGCCGCGGTGGTGGCCGCCGCCCGGCACTCGCTGCCGCCCGGGGGGCGGGTGAGCCTCATCTACCCGGCGGCGCGGGTGGCCGAGGTGCTCGGGCTGCTGAGCGCGGCGAGGCTCCACCCCATGGCCCTGCGCTTCGTGCACGCGCGCGCGGGCGCTCCCGCCACGCGCTTCCTCGTGCACGCGGTGCGTGACCGGCAGCGGGGGCTCGCGGTGCGGCCTCCCCTGCTCGCCCATGGTGAGGGGCCGGGGGGCTACTCCCCCGAGGTGGCGGGCCTCATGGAGCCACCCCGGGCCGAGCGCCCTGCCCCCCTCTGGGAGGGGCACGACGGGGAGTGA
- a CDS encoding DUF6184 family natural product biosynthesis lipoprotein, translated as MNAWIMVVGVSGLFGCGTIADITNKQSDAVNAAANTTCNRYQDCGEIAAGKKYSTRDECMNAEKGNWNGRWSVAECDNRINGDNLNFCLDAIEATSCGNVFDQINTATKCTQNDVCSGD; from the coding sequence ATGAACGCATGGATCATGGTCGTCGGCGTGTCGGGTCTCTTCGGCTGCGGAACCATCGCCGACATCACCAACAAGCAGTCGGACGCGGTGAACGCGGCGGCCAACACCACGTGTAACCGCTACCAGGACTGCGGCGAGATCGCCGCCGGGAAGAAGTACAGCACGCGCGACGAGTGCATGAACGCGGAGAAGGGCAACTGGAACGGCCGCTGGTCCGTGGCGGAGTGTGACAACCGCATCAACGGGGACAATCTCAATTTCTGTCTGGACGCCATCGAGGCGACGTCGTGTGGCAACGTGTTCGATCAGATCAACACGGCCACCAAGTGCACGCAGAACGACGTCTGCAGCGGGGACTGA
- a CDS encoding M4 family metallopeptidase — MQINNKQSPIVSSTSTSTAPAAPAAPQAPVATPKGEALATKGFGEGSTFATASRPAVALSANQVASAAANVGPLALDSQEAKDAIQKSLTHLRSTAPTAGRGLVAGGDVSSKVTPRQVFKDELGMTHVRLDRTHEGTKVFAEQLISHLDKDGKVASTTGTLSNIPKGVGSAPVKLEAKDALAIAQKQFAGTTDRAPTSERVVAQDKDGNYRAAYHVQLTKTSSLGAEERPRRMNYLVDANTGALLKSFNQMGGIEVPHAKAGPSQTTPPSTPSTPTTPAAGKVDDTTLYSGKVDLSTTKQANGSYALEDKSRGGGVVTYDAKNKSTASGTTPFTDANDVWGEAGDNTRTKAAVDAHYGAEMTYDFMKDVLGRNSLDGKGEKLVSYVHVNEQDGGPMVNAYWDGEKMNYGDGDGKNAGPLTTLDIAGHEIAHGLTERTAGLIYDGESGGLNESFSDIIGSGVEWYAAQKNKSVQFDWKVGEDAWTPANGSGDALRYMDEPTKDGYSVDHYSNYPKQTEVHGSSGIANNAFYLVTEGGKNRTSGLGVEGGIGMDKSQKIFGRALTTYMTPNTTFAQAREATIQSATDLYGAKSVEVQKVKDAWTAVGVK; from the coding sequence ATGCAAATCAACAACAAGCAGAGCCCGATCGTCTCCTCGACCTCGACCAGCACCGCTCCCGCCGCTCCCGCCGCTCCCCAGGCGCCGGTCGCGACGCCCAAGGGTGAGGCCCTGGCCACCAAGGGCTTCGGTGAGGGCTCCACGTTCGCCACCGCTTCGCGTCCGGCCGTGGCGCTCTCCGCGAACCAGGTCGCTTCCGCCGCCGCCAACGTGGGTCCCCTGGCGCTCGACAGCCAGGAGGCGAAGGACGCCATCCAGAAGTCGCTCACGCACCTGCGCTCCACCGCCCCCACCGCCGGGCGCGGCCTGGTGGCCGGTGGCGATGTCTCCTCGAAGGTCACCCCCCGCCAGGTGTTCAAGGACGAGCTGGGCATGACGCACGTGCGCCTGGACCGCACCCACGAGGGCACCAAGGTCTTCGCCGAGCAGCTCATCAGCCACCTGGACAAGGACGGCAAGGTGGCCAGCACCACCGGCACGCTGTCCAACATCCCCAAGGGCGTGGGCTCGGCGCCGGTGAAGCTCGAGGCCAAGGACGCGCTCGCCATCGCGCAGAAGCAGTTCGCCGGCACCACCGATCGCGCCCCCACCTCCGAGCGCGTCGTCGCCCAGGACAAGGACGGCAACTACCGCGCCGCCTACCACGTGCAGCTCACCAAGACCTCGTCGCTCGGCGCCGAGGAGCGTCCGCGCCGCATGAACTACCTGGTGGACGCCAACACCGGTGCGCTGCTCAAGAGCTTCAACCAGATGGGTGGCATCGAGGTGCCGCACGCCAAGGCGGGCCCGTCCCAGACGACTCCTCCGTCCACTCCCTCCACGCCGACCACCCCGGCCGCGGGCAAGGTGGACGACACCACGCTCTACAGCGGCAAGGTGGACCTCTCGACCACGAAGCAGGCCAATGGCTCCTACGCGCTGGAGGACAAGAGCCGGGGCGGGGGCGTGGTGACGTACGACGCGAAGAACAAGTCCACGGCCAGCGGCACGACGCCCTTCACCGACGCCAACGACGTGTGGGGCGAGGCGGGTGACAACACGCGCACCAAGGCGGCGGTGGACGCGCACTACGGCGCGGAGATGACGTACGACTTCATGAAGGACGTGCTGGGCCGTAACTCGCTGGACGGCAAGGGCGAGAAGCTCGTCTCCTACGTGCACGTGAACGAGCAGGACGGCGGCCCCATGGTCAACGCCTACTGGGACGGCGAGAAGATGAACTACGGCGATGGGGACGGGAAGAACGCCGGTCCGCTCACCACGCTGGACATCGCGGGCCACGAAATCGCCCACGGCCTCACCGAGCGCACCGCGGGCCTCATCTACGACGGCGAGTCCGGCGGCCTCAACGAGTCCTTCAGCGACATCATCGGCTCGGGCGTGGAGTGGTACGCCGCGCAGAAGAACAAGTCGGTGCAGTTCGACTGGAAGGTGGGCGAGGACGCGTGGACGCCGGCCAACGGCTCGGGGGATGCCCTCCGGTACATGGACGAGCCGACGAAGGACGGCTACTCGGTCGACCACTACAGCAACTACCCGAAGCAGACGGAGGTGCACGGCTCGAGTGGCATCGCCAACAACGCCTTCTACCTGGTGACCGAGGGCGGGAAGAATCGCACGTCGGGCCTGGGTGTGGAGGGCGGCATCGGCATGGACAAGAGCCAGAAGATCTTCGGCCGGGCGCTCACCACGTACATGACGCCCAACACCACCTTCGCCCAGGCGCGCGAGGCCACCATCCAGTCGGCCACGGACCTGTACGGCGCGAAGTCGGTGGAGGTGCAGAAGGTCAAGGACGCCTGGACGGCGGTGGGCGTGAAGTAG